From the genome of Deltaproteobacteria bacterium:
AGAATCCATGGACATTCACCGCGCCTATTTCGGCGGCATGGCCCAGGCGATGGAAAAAGTTAACTAGATCTTTCGCATTAGCATTGCCAAGGGAGCGCCGGATGAAACTCGAAGAGCTCGATAGCCAACTGGAAAAAAACCAACTCTCCGGTTTCTGGCGCACCCGCGTGCCGTCGCATTCGTCGGAAGCGCCGTATCTGTGGAAATGGGAAGCGCTGCTCGATGGCTTGCTCAAGGCGAGCGAGACCATCGGCATGGAGCAGGCGGAGCGCCGGGCGATTCGCTTGGTCAGTCCGCACCTGGAGATTAAATCCACGTCGCACACGCTGCAGATTACTTTCTCGATCGTCAATCCTGGCGAGGTCGCCAAGGCGCATCGCCACAACATGGCGGCGATCCGCTTTGTCGTGCAGGGCAAAGGCGCCTACACGGCGGTGGACGGCGAAAAATTCTACATGGAAGAGGGCGATCTGATTCTAACGCCCAATTGGAGTTGGCACGATCATCACAACGAGTCGGAGGATCCGATCATCTGGCTCGACGGCTTGGACGGGCCGCTGATTCAATCCCTCAACGTGTTGTTCTTCGAAGACTTAGAAAAGCCAGAGCAGGAGATTACCCGGCAGACCGGCGAATCGCTCAGCCGTCTCGGTTTCGCGCGCACGCCGAAACCGACCGAGAATTTTCGCCGCGGCGTGCCATTTCGGTATTCTTTCAAGGACACCTATAAGGCGCTCAAGGCGATGGGCCCGGCCGATCGCGATCCGTACGACGGGACGTTGCTGCGTTACATCAATCCCGCCACCGGCGGTTATACCTATCCAACCATGTCCTGCGAGATCCAGCTGTTCAACGCCAAAGAGACGACGCAAACGCACCGCCACACCAGCTCGGCACTCTATCACGTCGTTAAAGGCCAGGGGCGCAGCAAAGTCGGCGACAGCTATTTGGAATGGAAGAAGGGCGACA
Proteins encoded in this window:
- a CDS encoding cupin domain-containing protein, whose protein sequence is MSWKSMSCRDANKTCSPPRKNPWTFTAPISAAWPRRWKKLTRSFALALPRERRMKLEELDSQLEKNQLSGFWRTRVPSHSSEAPYLWKWEALLDGLLKASETIGMEQAERRAIRLVSPHLEIKSTSHTLQITFSIVNPGEVAKAHRHNMAAIRFVVQGKGAYTAVDGEKFYMEEGDLILTPNWSWHDHHNESEDPIIWLDGLDGPLIQSLNVLFFEDLEKPEQEITRQTGESLSRLGFARTPKPTENFRRGVPFRYSFKDTYKALKAMGPADRDPYDGTLLRYINPATGGYTYPTMSCEIQLFNAKETTQTHRHTSSALYHVVKGQGRSKVGDSYLEWKKGDSFVIPLWQWHSHENLGNDEAMLFSMSDRPVMEALQLYREEAGG